Proteins from one Pseudobdellovibrionaceae bacterium genomic window:
- a CDS encoding DUF2141 domain-containing protein, producing the protein MSHGTPTLALLATLMSAATVEAATLNLQINSIRNDRGSVLVSLYDRADGFPDDPEAALHVRKVKARAGEMTIVFRDLAPGTYAVAFIHDENDNGKLDTNLIGIPKEGFGFSNDPRLRFGPPPFSASAFELRVPGGTANVKMKYF; encoded by the coding sequence ATGTCCCATGGCACACCGACACTGGCCCTTTTGGCCACACTCATGAGCGCCGCGACGGTCGAAGCCGCGACGCTCAATCTGCAGATCAACAGTATCCGTAACGACCGGGGCTCGGTCTTGGTCTCGCTTTACGACCGCGCGGACGGTTTCCCCGACGATCCCGAAGCCGCGCTCCACGTCCGTAAAGTCAAAGCCCGCGCGGGAGAGATGACGATCGTCTTCCGCGATCTCGCGCCCGGCACCTACGCGGTCGCCTTCATCCACGACGAAAACGACAACGGCAAACTCGACACGAATCTGATCGGCATTCCGAAAGAGGGCTTCGGCTTCTCCAACGATCCGCGCCTGCGCTTCGGGCCGCCGCCGTTTTCGGCGTCGGCCTTCGAGTTGCGCGTGCCTGGCGGCACCGCGAACGTGAAGATGAAGTACTTTTGA
- a CDS encoding trypsin-like serine protease, with the protein MLARTVQVGSLDQNGNFVAICTGVIRKNGEVATAGHCVTSSSGSRSKPINVRIAESNLAVQIYDPKTRKYRTVPVDSGNLLHDQRMDFMNLKVNTGPYNYPEIRMATESCDQRRLYAAGFGVNEENDGVSERLRVAQFTQPRKSENFVKNVEYDGLDEFFRYGRRQRQEDIRLGGNARENSIVGVYDNDSRVCPGDSGGPIYCKVNGKFALAGITTTIRGRLDEPQMIEKRSYACRQYFWMSGISAKGILNVEKGIEERDARIQADKDRNIMERMYAGEEPPGVQ; encoded by the coding sequence ATGTTGGCACGCACGGTTCAGGTCGGGTCTTTGGACCAAAACGGAAATTTTGTCGCGATCTGCACCGGCGTCATCCGTAAAAATGGCGAAGTCGCGACGGCGGGACATTGCGTGACCTCTTCTTCGGGTTCGCGGAGCAAGCCGATCAATGTGCGGATCGCTGAAAGCAATCTCGCGGTCCAAATTTACGATCCGAAAACGAGGAAGTACCGCACGGTCCCCGTCGACTCGGGCAACCTTCTTCACGATCAGCGCATGGATTTCATGAACTTGAAGGTCAACACGGGCCCCTACAACTACCCCGAAATACGGATGGCGACCGAATCTTGCGATCAGCGCCGACTGTACGCCGCGGGCTTCGGCGTGAATGAAGAAAATGACGGCGTCTCGGAGCGACTCCGCGTGGCGCAGTTCACGCAACCGAGAAAGAGCGAAAACTTCGTTAAAAATGTCGAATACGATGGACTCGATGAATTCTTCCGCTATGGGCGCCGACAACGCCAAGAGGACATTCGCCTCGGTGGAAACGCCCGCGAAAACAGTATCGTGGGCGTGTACGACAACGACTCCCGCGTCTGCCCGGGCGACTCGGGTGGACCGATCTATTGCAAGGTCAACGGCAAGTTCGCTCTGGCGGGCATTACGACCACCATTCGCGGGCGTCTTGACGAGCCCCAAATGATCGAAAAGCGGTCTTACGCATGCCGACAGTACTTTTGGATGTCCGGCATTTCGGCGAAAGGCATCTTGAACGTTGAAAAGGGCATTGAAGAGCGCGACGCCCGTATCCAAGCGGACAAAGACCGCAATATCATGGAGCGTATGTACGCCGGCGAAGAACCGCCAGGAGTGCAGTAG
- a CDS encoding M3 family oligoendopeptidase — translation MSTAQDSATKFQGPAWDNSSEYAGFDAPEFVADVEAVKAAATEIRSRLAALSFGEENPALVSALQEISAIRHRALVLAYNLNAYCNLETSIDAKIERARKESVRMQDLLTDLSAAILPLNLFLKKCSEDFLEKYLASDVTASEAFFHDEGRKAVAYSLSEEDEITLTQFRSHGPTAWGRLYNQLAGTLQAETSMGKMGLAQAGGYLRSVNENERREAWEGIQKAWKTYEEPVAGILNSLSGWRHEEYKKRSAKAPMDYLTQPLLDSRIERRTLDAMMQAIRQRQDLTQKSLALMARALGKEKVDAWDLLAPAPASIGAGKLYTFEEAIALIRQTFASLNPAMAEFLDVMVKNNWIEGRVLPNKRTGAFCSGFQKSRTPRVFQTYMGSLQDVSTLAHELGHAFHSWVMRDIPFFETRYPMTLAETASIFSETALADELARTGGASLLGEVAWADVSDAVAFLANIPARFEFEKNFYERRTKGPLSPRELSQLTDEAWREWYGDMLSGYESQFWMTKLHFSIPSVSFYNFPYSFGYLFSLAVYGYREEWGADFYPKYTALLRDTGRMTAEDLVEKHLGQNLRTVEFWLKPLAVVEKKVLRFEQLLGEANVRLSAPDARV, via the coding sequence ATGTCGACAGCTCAAGATTCCGCAACGAAGTTTCAAGGTCCTGCTTGGGATAACTCCTCCGAATACGCGGGCTTCGATGCTCCGGAATTCGTGGCCGATGTCGAGGCGGTGAAAGCCGCGGCGACCGAGATTCGCTCCCGGTTGGCGGCCCTTTCGTTCGGCGAAGAAAACCCGGCGCTCGTGAGCGCGCTGCAAGAGATCTCGGCGATTCGTCACCGGGCCCTCGTCCTCGCCTACAATTTGAACGCTTATTGTAATCTGGAAACGTCCATCGACGCGAAGATCGAGCGTGCCCGCAAAGAGAGCGTGCGCATGCAGGATCTGCTGACCGATCTGAGCGCGGCGATCCTGCCGCTGAATCTGTTCCTGAAGAAGTGCTCCGAGGATTTCCTCGAGAAGTATCTCGCGTCGGACGTGACCGCGAGCGAAGCCTTCTTCCACGACGAGGGCCGCAAGGCCGTTGCGTACTCGCTGTCGGAAGAAGACGAGATCACCTTGACCCAGTTCCGCAGTCACGGACCCACGGCGTGGGGGCGTCTGTACAATCAGCTGGCGGGAACCCTTCAGGCCGAAACCTCCATGGGAAAAATGGGGCTCGCGCAGGCGGGCGGTTATCTGCGCTCGGTGAATGAAAATGAACGTCGCGAGGCTTGGGAAGGGATCCAGAAAGCTTGGAAGACCTATGAGGAGCCCGTCGCCGGAATCCTGAACAGCCTTTCGGGCTGGCGCCATGAAGAGTACAAAAAGCGTTCGGCGAAAGCGCCCATGGATTACCTCACCCAGCCCTTGCTGGATTCGCGCATCGAGCGTCGCACCTTGGACGCCATGATGCAGGCGATCCGCCAGCGTCAGGATCTGACGCAGAAATCTTTGGCGTTGATGGCGCGCGCGCTGGGGAAAGAAAAAGTCGATGCGTGGGATCTGCTCGCGCCGGCTCCGGCCTCCATTGGCGCGGGAAAGCTCTATACCTTCGAAGAGGCCATCGCGTTGATCCGTCAGACCTTCGCTTCGTTGAATCCCGCCATGGCCGAGTTCTTGGACGTCATGGTGAAGAACAACTGGATCGAGGGCCGCGTTCTGCCGAACAAGCGCACGGGCGCGTTCTGCTCGGGCTTCCAGAAGTCGCGCACCCCGCGCGTGTTCCAGACCTATATGGGTTCGCTGCAGGACGTGTCGACGCTCGCGCACGAGCTCGGTCACGCATTCCACTCGTGGGTGATGCGCGATATTCCGTTCTTCGAAACCCGCTACCCGATGACGTTGGCTGAGACCGCGAGCATCTTCTCGGAAACCGCGCTGGCCGACGAACTCGCGCGTACGGGCGGCGCTTCGCTTCTGGGTGAGGTCGCTTGGGCCGACGTCAGCGATGCGGTCGCGTTCCTGGCGAACATCCCCGCGCGTTTCGAATTCGAAAAGAACTTCTACGAGCGCCGTACGAAGGGCCCGCTGTCACCCCGTGAGCTGTCGCAGCTGACGGACGAGGCGTGGCGCGAATGGTACGGCGATATGCTGTCGGGTTACGAGAGCCAGTTCTGGATGACGAAGTTGCACTTCTCGATTCCGAGCGTGAGCTTCTACAACTTCCCTTACAGCTTCGGCTATCTGTTCAGCCTGGCGGTCTACGGCTACCGCGAAGAGTGGGGCGCGGACTTCTATCCGAAGTACACGGCACTCCTGCGCGACACGGGTCGGATGACGGCGGAAGACTTGGTCGAAAAACACCTCGGACAGAATCTGCGCACGGTGGAGTTCTGGCTGAAGCCGCTGGCCGTGGTTGAGAAAAAGGTTCTGCGCTTCGAGCAGCTTTTGGGCGAGGCGAATGTACGGCTTAGTGCGCCGGATGCGCGAGTTTAG
- a CDS encoding HNH endonuclease, which produces MKLESFPDARLVERLTKLVRTERKITHLVLECIAEVDRRRLYLEKAYPSLFEYLTQVYGYSAAAAQRRISAARLLREIPEVAAKIEEGKLNLSQIALITQNIQRAEKEFRTKMDATDKLELLEKIESRSFAETQQILAKELKVEGAATERTQHHGDGSVTLTMTLTKEEYHDWCRVGELVSHSIPTRRHAELAIYLAKKEISRRIEIKRASPQGKRSRNPRQIAPSLRKRLLGGGPTPFSDRKRFPIPGPRNENEASNLKSTSESEVASSPRGCVYTDPTTGKRCGSRHLLQIDHIRPVHAGGGNEAENLRALCSAHNRGRNRSL; this is translated from the coding sequence ATGAAACTTGAATCCTTTCCCGACGCCCGCTTGGTCGAGCGACTGACGAAGCTCGTTCGAACCGAGCGGAAGATCACGCATCTTGTTTTGGAGTGCATCGCGGAAGTGGATCGACGCCGACTCTATCTGGAGAAAGCCTATCCCTCACTGTTTGAGTACCTCACTCAAGTTTACGGCTATTCCGCGGCGGCGGCGCAAAGACGCATCAGTGCGGCCCGACTTTTACGGGAAATTCCCGAAGTGGCGGCGAAGATCGAAGAGGGGAAATTGAACCTTTCTCAGATCGCGCTCATCACGCAAAACATCCAACGGGCAGAGAAAGAGTTCCGCACCAAAATGGACGCTACCGATAAACTAGAGCTGCTCGAAAAAATCGAGTCGCGCAGTTTCGCGGAAACCCAGCAGATCCTAGCGAAGGAACTGAAGGTCGAAGGCGCCGCAACCGAACGCACGCAACATCATGGCGACGGTTCGGTGACGCTCACCATGACTCTGACCAAAGAGGAGTACCACGACTGGTGCCGCGTGGGTGAACTCGTCTCTCATTCGATTCCGACTCGGAGGCACGCAGAATTGGCCATCTATCTTGCAAAAAAAGAAATCTCCCGTCGCATCGAGATCAAACGCGCCTCACCGCAAGGGAAGCGCTCAAGAAATCCCCGCCAGATCGCGCCGAGTCTACGAAAAAGACTCCTGGGCGGTGGCCCCACGCCATTCTCTGACCGAAAGAGATTTCCGATCCCCGGCCCTAGGAATGAAAATGAAGCTTCGAACTTAAAATCCACTTCCGAATCGGAAGTAGCGTCCAGCCCGCGCGGCTGTGTCTACACCGATCCAACCACCGGAAAACGCTGCGGTTCGCGACACCTCTTACAAATCGATCATATCCGCCCGGTGCACGCAGGTGGTGGAAACGAAGCCGAGAACTTACGCGCCCTCTGTTCGGCGCACAACCGTGGCAGAAATCGATCTCTCTGA